A DNA window from Balneolaceae bacterium contains the following coding sequences:
- a CDS encoding methylmalonyl-CoA mutase family protein, which yields MSEQQSDLFPEFPPVSREAWEEVIKGDLKGADYTDKLRWKSGEGVAPLPFYRREDLPREGPQTVDNRPGWSLVEEIYEQDPAEANDAARRALSRGAEALRFHLRLETLDGMLGGDQSGLALRGQDDMDRLLEEIDPRKTPLHFDAAIASPAVLAMVRNTLDRRGTDLKAARLTLLHDPVSWALEHGRLPMEGEAPHRSSAALLEAAEQWGLDRLRCLGVDARIYHRAGASAAQELGWGVAAAGEYLAHLGEEGLAPGAVAPRIHFCLSAGSAYFIEMAKFRALRLLWHNLCRAWDIDQPPHAFLTAETSSWNKTLYDPHTNMLRTTTEGMSAALAGADALVVQPYDESIGRPDDFSRRIARNSQIIMKEEAYLDRVADPSAGSYYIEHLTEELAERAWEHFREVEAQGGLLKAVEGGFLQAAAGESREERDRAVAFGKRVFVGTNHYPDPDGEAGERAAGRGHRTVSVAPSEEAPKPDPDRLVPSMAECLLEGAGMGDLATSLLDAGRQKIAPLRPYRGAEAFEELRLATEAAGRAPSVLTLPLGDRRMRKARSSFAVNLLGCAGYEIEDPIGFESADEAVEAVRDAAPDVAVLCSSDEAYAELLPAVAGELRALENPPLLVLAGRPETVPDPDLADLFIHARSNVLQTLRECHRRLGIAP from the coding sequence ATGAGCGAGCAGCAGAGCGACTTGTTCCCCGAATTTCCTCCCGTCTCCCGCGAGGCTTGGGAGGAGGTCATCAAAGGCGACCTCAAAGGAGCCGACTATACCGACAAACTGCGCTGGAAGTCAGGTGAGGGCGTAGCACCCCTGCCCTTCTACCGGCGGGAGGACCTTCCGCGGGAAGGACCGCAGACGGTGGACAACAGGCCGGGCTGGTCTCTCGTGGAGGAAATCTACGAGCAGGATCCCGCCGAGGCCAACGACGCCGCGCGCCGCGCCCTCTCCCGCGGAGCCGAGGCCCTGCGTTTCCACTTGCGCCTGGAGACTCTCGACGGGATGTTGGGGGGCGACCAGAGCGGACTGGCCCTGCGCGGACAGGACGACATGGACCGCCTGCTGGAGGAGATAGACCCGCGGAAAACACCCCTGCACTTCGATGCCGCCATCGCCTCCCCCGCTGTGCTGGCCATGGTGCGCAACACCCTGGACCGGCGCGGAACCGATCTCAAGGCGGCACGCCTCACCCTGCTGCACGATCCCGTGTCGTGGGCCCTGGAGCACGGCCGCCTGCCCATGGAGGGCGAGGCGCCCCACCGCTCTTCAGCCGCGCTGCTGGAGGCTGCGGAACAATGGGGACTCGACCGGCTGCGATGCCTCGGCGTGGACGCTCGTATCTACCACCGCGCCGGCGCCAGCGCGGCCCAGGAGCTTGGCTGGGGAGTGGCGGCGGCCGGCGAGTACCTGGCCCATCTGGGCGAAGAGGGCCTGGCACCCGGGGCCGTCGCCCCCCGCATCCATTTCTGCCTCTCCGCGGGCTCTGCCTATTTCATTGAAATGGCCAAATTCCGCGCCCTGCGCCTGCTCTGGCATAATCTCTGCAGGGCATGGGACATCGACCAGCCGCCGCACGCCTTCCTGACCGCCGAGACCTCCTCCTGGAACAAGACCCTCTACGATCCCCACACCAACATGCTGCGCACCACCACCGAGGGCATGTCCGCCGCGCTGGCGGGCGCCGACGCCCTCGTGGTGCAGCCCTATGACGAGTCCATTGGAAGGCCCGACGACTTTTCAAGGCGCATCGCCCGCAACTCCCAGATCATCATGAAAGAGGAGGCGTACCTGGACCGGGTGGCCGATCCCTCGGCGGGTTCCTATTACATAGAGCATCTCACCGAAGAACTGGCCGAAAGAGCCTGGGAACACTTCCGGGAAGTAGAGGCCCAGGGCGGACTGCTGAAGGCGGTGGAAGGGGGCTTCCTTCAGGCCGCCGCCGGGGAGTCCCGCGAGGAGCGCGACCGCGCGGTGGCCTTCGGGAAACGCGTCTTCGTGGGCACCAACCACTACCCCGACCCGGACGGAGAGGCCGGCGAACGGGCTGCCGGCCGGGGGCACCGCACTGTTTCCGTCGCTCCCTCCGAGGAAGCGCCCAAACCGGATCCCGACCGGCTGGTGCCTTCCATGGCGGAGTGCCTGCTCGAGGGCGCCGGCATGGGCGACCTGGCCACCTCCCTTCTGGACGCCGGCCGGCAGAAGATCGCGCCGCTCCGGCCCTACCGCGGCGCCGAGGCCTTCGAGGAGCTTCGCCTGGCCACCGAGGCGGCCGGCCGCGCCCCCTCCGTCCTCACCCTGCCCTTGGGCGACCGCAGGATGCGCAAGGCGCGCTCTTCTTTCGCTGTAAACCTGCTGGGCTGCGCCGGCTATGAAATCGAGGACCCCATCGGCTTCGAATCGGCTGATGAAGCGGTGGAGGCGGTGCGCGATGCGGCTCCCGACGTAGCCGTGCTCTGCAGCTCCGACGAGGCCTACGCCGAGCTGCTGCCCGCGGTAGCGGGGGAGCTTCGTGCCCTGGAAAACCCGCCCCTGCTTGTGCTGGCCGGCAGGCCGGAGACCGTACCTGATCCGGATCTGGCCGACCTGTTCATCCACGCCCGCAGCAACGTACTGCAGACCCTGCGCGAATGTCACCGCAGGCTGGGCATTGCCCCTTAA
- the scpA gene encoding methylmalonyl-CoA mutase, with product MKRPDFSKIDLDTRRKDAPGPGGRSSEESRVEIWETPEQIPVKPRFTAADLKGVHHLDYAAGIPPYLRGPYATMYALRPWTIRQYAGFSTAEESNAFYRKNLAQGQKGLSVAFDLATHRGYDSDHERVTGDVGKAGVAIDSVRDMNILFDDIPLDEMSVSMTMNGAVIPVMAFYIVAAEEQGVAPEQLKGTIQNDILKEFMVRNTYIYPPKPSMRIIGDIFAYTSEHMPKFNSISISGYHMQEAGATCDLELAYTLADGLEYLRTGMEAGIDIDDFAPRISFFWAVGMNHFMEIAKMRAARMLWAKIVKRFDPQNPKSMSLRTHCQTSGWSLTEQDPYNNVTRTTIEAMAAALGHTQSLHTNALDEAIALPSDFSARIARNTQIYLQQETGITHAVDPWAGSYYVEYLTDRIARRAWELIEEVEELGGMAQAIEEGLPKMRIEEAAARKQARIDSGKDIIVGVNKYTLDKEDPIDILEVDNTRVRRQQVERLEALKAERNDEEVQRDLRELRRVAESGEGNLLAAAVEAARSRATLGEISTAMEEVFGRYKANIQSISGVYSSEISDDEHFRKAREKADAFADREGRRPRIMVAKMGQDGHDRGAKVIATSFADLGFDVDIGPLFQTPAEAAKQAVENDVHILGVSSLAGGHKTLVPKVLEELERLGRDDILVIVGGVVPRQDYDHLYEKGVAGIFGPGTVISKAALQILQVLMDRTGGEEHS from the coding sequence ATGAAGAGACCCGACTTTTCCAAGATCGACCTCGACACCCGGCGAAAGGACGCGCCCGGCCCCGGCGGCCGCAGCAGCGAGGAGTCGCGCGTGGAGATCTGGGAGACCCCGGAGCAGATCCCTGTGAAACCGCGCTTCACGGCCGCTGACCTGAAAGGGGTGCACCACCTGGACTACGCCGCGGGCATCCCTCCCTATCTGCGGGGGCCCTACGCCACTATGTACGCCCTCCGGCCCTGGACCATACGCCAGTACGCCGGCTTCTCCACGGCCGAGGAGTCCAACGCCTTCTACCGCAAAAACCTGGCCCAGGGACAGAAGGGGCTCTCCGTAGCCTTCGACCTGGCTACCCACCGCGGCTACGACTCTGACCATGAGCGGGTGACGGGCGACGTGGGCAAGGCGGGCGTGGCCATCGACTCCGTCCGCGACATGAACATCCTGTTCGACGATATCCCGCTTGACGAGATGTCGGTGTCGATGACCATGAACGGGGCGGTCATCCCGGTCATGGCCTTCTACATCGTCGCTGCCGAGGAGCAGGGTGTGGCACCCGAACAGCTCAAGGGCACCATACAGAACGACATCCTCAAGGAGTTCATGGTGCGCAACACCTACATCTACCCGCCCAAGCCCTCCATGAGGATTATAGGCGACATTTTCGCCTACACTTCCGAGCACATGCCCAAATTCAACTCCATCAGCATCAGCGGCTACCATATGCAGGAGGCCGGGGCCACCTGCGACCTGGAGCTTGCCTATACCCTGGCCGACGGCCTGGAGTACCTGCGCACCGGCATGGAGGCGGGAATTGACATCGACGACTTCGCCCCGCGCATCTCCTTTTTCTGGGCCGTCGGCATGAATCATTTTATGGAAATCGCCAAGATGCGCGCCGCCCGCATGCTCTGGGCCAAGATCGTAAAGCGCTTCGACCCTCAGAACCCCAAGTCGATGTCCCTGCGCACCCACTGCCAGACCTCCGGCTGGAGCCTGACCGAACAGGATCCCTACAACAACGTCACCCGCACAACCATCGAGGCCATGGCGGCGGCACTGGGACACACCCAGTCCCTGCATACCAACGCCCTGGACGAAGCCATCGCCCTGCCGTCCGATTTTTCGGCCCGCATTGCACGCAACACCCAGATCTACCTGCAGCAGGAGACGGGCATCACCCATGCGGTAGACCCGTGGGCCGGCTCCTACTACGTGGAGTACCTGACCGACCGCATCGCCCGCCGCGCCTGGGAGCTTATCGAGGAGGTGGAGGAGCTGGGCGGCATGGCGCAGGCCATCGAGGAAGGGCTCCCCAAGATGCGCATCGAGGAGGCCGCCGCCCGCAAGCAGGCCCGCATCGACAGCGGCAAGGACATCATCGTGGGCGTCAACAAATATACCCTTGACAAAGAAGACCCCATTGACATACTTGAAGTGGACAACACCAGGGTGCGCCGGCAGCAGGTGGAACGGCTGGAAGCCCTGAAGGCCGAACGCAACGACGAAGAGGTCCAACGCGACCTGCGCGAGCTGCGAAGGGTGGCCGAAAGCGGGGAGGGCAACCTGCTGGCCGCCGCCGTGGAGGCCGCCCGCAGCCGGGCCACCCTCGGGGAGATCTCCACGGCCATGGAGGAGGTCTTCGGCCGGTACAAGGCAAACATTCAATCGATCAGCGGCGTGTATTCATCCGAAATAAGCGACGACGAACATTTCCGCAAGGCCCGCGAAAAAGCCGACGCCTTTGCCGACCGCGAGGGACGCCGCCCCCGCATCATGGTGGCCAAGATGGGGCAGGACGGACACGACCGGGGCGCCAAGGTAATCGCCACCAGTTTCGCCGACCTGGGCTTCGACGTGGACATCGGCCCCCTCTTCCAGACCCCGGCCGAGGCCGCAAAGCAGGCCGTGGAAAACGACGTGCACATCCTGGGCGTCTCCAGTCTGGCCGGGGGACACAAAACACTGGTCCCGAAAGTACTCGAGGAACTGGAAAGGCTGGGGCGCGACGACATCCTGGTCATCGTGGGTGGGGTGGTTCCGCGCCAGGACTACGATCATCTCTATGAAAAGGGCGTAGCCGGCATTTTCGGACCCGGCACGGTCATATCCAAGGCCGCCCTGCAGATCCTGCAGGTGCTGATGGACCGCACCGGCGGGGAGGAGCACTCATGA